The stretch of DNA GAAGATATAGCGGAAGATTAACTCACCCTCACGCCCGGCATCGGTGGCGACAATAATCCGGTCGCACTGGTCGAACACTTCCTTTATCACTTTCAACTGTTTCAGAACGCCGGGGTCTGCCTTGTAACCTTTCTCCGCTTTCACCTGACGGGGGATTAATTGAAAATCGGGCGGCAGTATGGGCAGGCTCTCCCTGCGGAAGTTCGCCACGCCGTAGGCTTCCGGCATGGCAAGCTGGATTAAGTGGCCGAACGCCCATGTCACCATATACCCGTTGCCGGAAAGATAACCGTCATTACGCCCGGTCGCACCGATGATGCGGGCGATGTCCTTTGCCACGCTGGGCTTTTCTGCTATCAATGCAATCATAATTCTTTACTTTTTAATGGTGGATATTACATTTTCATTCCTCTGGACTTCTTGGGCTTGTCAGCTTTCAGGCTCTTGTCCTGCGCTTTCTCCTGCTTCTCTTTCTGCTTGGGGGTGGGCTTGTCCTGACCCTGTTTCAACGGCTCTTTGCCCTGCTTGGTGGCTTCGTTGGTCTTGCCCCCGGAATTGACCGCTACCTGCGTCCGGTTCTCGGCGGCGGGGGTAACGTCTTTCGGCTGCACCTTGTCGTGGGATTTGCCCTGTGCGCCGGGCTGTACATGACCGTTGAACTCAACGCCCTTGCCGTCCTTTAGCCCGGCTACCTGCTGTTCTGCGGGCTGCTGCCCCTGCTGCAAGAACTGGACGGCGGCACGGGGCAGGAACTCCAAGCCACGCTCCACCGCACTGACCTGCAAATAGGCACTGCGCTTCGTGCCGTCCCTGAATTGCAGGTTTTCCATTTTCACCGCTTGCCCGGCTTCAAAGGCGGCTTTCTGTTCCGGGCTGACTTGCACGTTACAGATTGTATCGGGGCATTTCCATTTGTCAGCCCGCATGTATTCCAGTTCGTGCGTGTACCTGTCCCGGCTGACAAACACGGGGATTTGCTCGCCGCTTTTCGGGTCTTTGATTTCAGCGATGCCGCCCAAGTTGCCAGTGCCTTGCAAGTTGCCCTGTTCCTGCTTGGTGAACCCGTGTTCATGGAACGGGCGTTGCAACAGTTTCTCGTCCTGCTGCACGCCGTGCAGCTTGGGTACTACCGTGCCGTCCTTTGCCTGATAGAAAGAGAGCTTGACATCGGTAGGTTTGAGGTAGAAGCCGCCCACCGTCCCCGAAACGGTGTAGGTATTTCGGGACTTGTAGCCACGCATCACCCGGTCGAAGTCCTTCGTGTTTTTCAGGGTGTCGGCGGTGATGCCGACTTTTTTCAGGTTCTCCCAGTCGATTTTTGCCGGGTCGAAGCGGTAACCCTGCTTGAACTCGTGGAAGTCGGGCTTCGGAACTCGAAGCATTTCAGCCCGCTTGTCGCCCTCCGGTGTAGGGTTGCGGTGGTTTTCCTCGATTGCCTTTGCGTCCCGCTCCGCTTCGGAAGCCTTGACGCTGAACAGTTCCAGCCCGGAAGTGTCCTGATACTTGCGGTAGAAGTTGGAAATGAAGTTGCTGAACACATCGCTGTTCTTGTCCACCTGCATGAACTCGCCACCGTGTGTCGGCGGCACGGTCTGCAAATTGCCCTCCTTGTCAATACCCTTAACGGCACTCACCTTTCCCTGCTGTTTATCCAAGACCAGCAGCACGTCTTTTTCCTGCCCCTCTGCGGGCGGGGTCATTCTGTTTGCCATAAATAATTGAAATTTTAGCGGTTACGGGAATAGTCCCGCCCAAAGGTAGCGACTAAATATGCTATATTTGGACGGGCGGCAAGGGCTGTCCGAATTTGTCCTGCGGTGTCCCGATTTGTCCGGGTGGGATGAAATTCCGCAACCATTGGTTGCAGAATTGAAAAGGGCATAAAAAAAGAGAGTGAATGATTTCACTCTCTTTCGATGAACCCTTTGTGAACCCTTTGGTCGTTTTTTGAAATAGCTAAAACTCAAGTAATTTGCATATTTTGCAAAAGAAAATCATTCGAGTATGAACCATATGTGAACCCTTTAATGGATTAGCGGGGAACACTGTTTAAGCGTCATCGCGCTTCGTTAGTAATCTGTTATTGCACTCGTTTCAAATCCCCGATAGATTGGAGTGACATTTCTATGTAGGGAATAGTTTTTAGAATATGGATGTTATCTATTGCTTCTTTACCACCCAATGCCAATGCCGATACAAGACATGGAGATTATAGAATAAAAATAATTCATCTTTCTTATTATCAGTCATTTGAATATTTTCTGTTTTTCTCTATTTTTGCCATTTTCTGTTATTCAGTACACTTTGAAATATCATTTTCTTTTGTACCTTTGCATCCGCAAAAAACAAAAGAAAATCAACTATTTAGTGTAATTACCCGGTTACGGCACCTAAATCGAGATAAAACCTCTAAACAATGGCAATGTTAGAAAATAAAACGAAAGAAAACCCCAAGCTGGAGCAAAATAAGCTCTCGGACGGTAGAATAAGCCTTTACTTAGAGTATTATTTCCTCCTCAAATTATTAAAAGTAATACTGTCAAAAAGAAATACCTTTTATTCTTACTCTTTTCGCCAGTACTTATATCTTGCAGTCAACAGAAAAAAGTTTAGTACGGTTTGGATATATAGACAAAAAACAGACTAAACTCCAAACATGGAAATTCAGATATTTTTTATACATTTCTCTTATATACAAATGATAGCCGAATTCAATTCATATATGAGTAACATAGACATAGACTTCTTCAAGGAGTTGTGTCTGAAACATGGAGAGTTACGACATTATAAAAAGAATGAGTTTATTCTCCATGAAGGTGATGCCTGTTCTTTCTTCGGGTTTATCTTATCAGGCGTAGTCAAATACAGTTGCACCAACCGGACAGAAAACAAGCCGTATAATGTCGGTTTTTCCTTTCCAAATGAATTTATAGCCGATTATCCCACTTGCTTATATGGCATGAAATCAGAATTGAATATACAGGCGATAATCCCGTGCGAGATTTACATCTGTTCTTCTACATTCTTACAGCAAAAATTCAAGGAAAATAATGAAAACCAACGGATAGCCCGTATCGCAGCCGAACAGATGTTTTTCCAATCATATTCACGTTATTTGGATTTATTCAGATTCACACCGGAAGAGCGTTACCTCCAACTTTTAAAAAAATGCCCTGCAATCCTTCAAATGGTATCACTAAAAGAAATAGCATCCTACCTTAAAATTACACCCATACACATGAGCCGAATCAGACGCAAGCAAAGTTTTGACAACAAAAAATAAACATAGGTTTAGAAATTTACATTATAACAATATTCCAAGAGTATCTTAATCTGCCAAAGAATTCTTCTTTTTATCTTTGTCTTATCTTTGGTTGGTTCAACGAAGAGACAAAATAAAGATTGAATGAGTTAAACAAGAGATTAAAAAAAAGAATATGAAAACAAAAGAAATTCTTGGAATACTTATGCTATTCCTCTGTACATTCAGCTTTATAAGCTGCGACGATGATAATGAACAGACAAATGAATTAACCCCCGAAGCACTTTATCAGACTTCATGGCGTGGAACAGGGCATTGTGAGGCTTGGACAGTACAAAATATGGGGGTCGGTATGCAATTTGTAGATACTCGGAAAGGGAAAGTAAATTGGGAAGGTTACGATGAAATTGATATTACTTATACAATAGAAGGGAAATATATCACATTTAATAGCAATGCTTTATATTTGGGTGGAGCCCCTTGGATTATCAAAAGCTATACCCAAAAACATATAACCATTATACAGAATGAAATTAGTCCAGATAAAGAGAAAGTAGCTACAATTGAATTAGAGAAAATAGATTAAACTGAATCATGGGAACATTAAGTTGCATAAATGTATGCTACAACAGAACAATGAGAACCGTGAGATTTGCAAATTGAGCAAAGAAAGTCATAAATACCTTGTAAATAAAGGAAAAAATGCAGATTCATCTAATATTCCTTTATGTGCTATTATCGGGCTGGTCTATGGGCTGAAACACAAGGAAAAGAGATTCACCTTGTTCTTTTGTATAGGATTGGTTATTGGGTTAGGATGAGCAATTTATATGCTACTGCTAATAAGGTCAATGTAAATCAAAGGAATATGAAACTGAAATATATATTGAATGCTATACTATTTGTTTTGGCATTATCTTTTTTGTCTATGTGTATATTTAAGACTACAGAGTTAAGTTTAAAATGTATGCAATTTGCTGTATCTATCTCTTGTATAGGAGCAATGTTTTCTACAAAAAGATATAGATACATATTTGCATCTATTGCTTTAATCATTATAGGAATATCTTTTTCACTTTAAATGTCCATAATAACGATAATGATTTGATTATTGAATGGTATAATAATAGTCCAGTCTACAGATAGCGACTAAAAACGGGGGCAAGGGATGCCCGAATTTGTCCTGCGGAGCTTGAAATTATCCGGGTGCGGTAAATCTCCAACTGTTGGTTGGAGATTTAAAACGGGTACAGACCGAAGTTAATCGCTTGCTTTAAACGAGCCATTTGTGAGCCATTTGTATATATTGTTTTCGGCTTATAATCAACAGTTTTACAAAAATCGCATTATACTTGTGAGCCATTTGTGAAGCGTTTATGAAGCGTATGGCAAGCCTTTGATTGAGTTTCCGTTATTCTCCTATTATCAGGTGACACGACAAAAAGAAAACATCTTCGGCAAAATCTTTGTTATGTTTTTGCAGGTGATTACATAATATACTATCTTTGCATATAGAAACAAAGGACATAAATATGGCTTCATTCAGAAAAGAGATACTTGGGCAGATTGAACGGATAGATACCGGGCGTATATTCACGTTCCGGGATTTATCGTTTGAAACGGAAAAGACCGCCAATGTTGCGG from Barnesiella propionica encodes:
- a CDS encoding Crp/Fnr family transcriptional regulator; this translates as MEIQIFFIHFSYIQMIAEFNSYMSNIDIDFFKELCLKHGELRHYKKNEFILHEGDACSFFGFILSGVVKYSCTNRTENKPYNVGFSFPNEFIADYPTCLYGMKSELNIQAIIPCEIYICSSTFLQQKFKENNENQRIARIAAEQMFFQSYSRYLDLFRFTPEERYLQLLKKCPAILQMVSLKEIASYLKITPIHMSRIRRKQSFDNKK
- a CDS encoding DUF3945 domain-containing protein, whose translation is MANRMTPPAEGQEKDVLLVLDKQQGKVSAVKGIDKEGNLQTVPPTHGGEFMQVDKNSDVFSNFISNFYRKYQDTSGLELFSVKASEAERDAKAIEENHRNPTPEGDKRAEMLRVPKPDFHEFKQGYRFDPAKIDWENLKKVGITADTLKNTKDFDRVMRGYKSRNTYTVSGTVGGFYLKPTDVKLSFYQAKDGTVVPKLHGVQQDEKLLQRPFHEHGFTKQEQGNLQGTGNLGGIAEIKDPKSGEQIPVFVSRDRYTHELEYMRADKWKCPDTICNVQVSPEQKAAFEAGQAVKMENLQFRDGTKRSAYLQVSAVERGLEFLPRAAVQFLQQGQQPAEQQVAGLKDGKGVEFNGHVQPGAQGKSHDKVQPKDVTPAAENRTQVAVNSGGKTNEATKQGKEPLKQGQDKPTPKQKEKQEKAQDKSLKADKPKKSRGMKM